A single Carnobacterium alterfunditum DSM 5972 DNA region contains:
- a CDS encoding IS1380 family transposase — protein MATLHENRLLFNSNITVSHSGGNLSSDSGLILVKEFMHTINFSNILKQTLTINDDRLYYNHANHSIIEQILFQLIAGYQTDSSADVLSKDPIFQSLLAKEQLASQPSISRLWDRLSQENISQLQEVNQILIDKVRTARNTTEMIFDLDSTHSDTFGNQEKSNYNAHYQTNGYHPLVAFEGLTGDFLKAELRSGNVYTSNGVADFVRPLFDHYQETVPVSSILVRADSGFATPELYELCEKRQNFYIVRLKSNRNLGKIAEQFVSINDQQDWDKKEVHYASTLYQAKSWTHPRRICIKSTREATELIARHEFIITNLSENLSAEAVFQTYSKRGTMENYIKEAKNGFYFDKTNSPRFLENHARMMVSVLAYNIVNFMRTLCFTKETKGFQVSTIRLLLFKVAGKLVHSGRKTFLKLSSYHVYHELFHKILRNIQHFKWQ, from the coding sequence ATGGCAACTTTACATGAAAATCGTTTGCTTTTCAATTCAAACATTACGGTATCTCACTCTGGGGGTAATTTATCCTCAGATTCCGGATTGATATTAGTTAAGGAATTCATGCACACCATTAATTTCTCTAACATTTTGAAACAAACCCTCACTATTAACGATGATCGACTTTACTATAACCATGCTAATCATTCAATTATTGAACAAATCCTTTTTCAATTGATTGCTGGATATCAAACGGATTCTTCGGCTGACGTTTTATCAAAAGATCCCATTTTCCAGAGTCTATTAGCTAAAGAGCAACTCGCTTCACAACCGTCTATTTCTCGTTTATGGGATCGGTTAAGTCAAGAAAACATTTCCCAATTACAAGAAGTCAATCAAATCCTGATTGATAAAGTTCGTACTGCTCGTAATACAACTGAAATGATTTTTGATCTAGACTCAACACATTCGGATACCTTTGGCAATCAGGAGAAGTCGAATTATAATGCCCATTACCAAACGAATGGCTATCATCCACTTGTTGCCTTTGAAGGTCTGACTGGCGACTTTTTGAAAGCAGAACTTCGTTCTGGTAATGTGTACACATCCAATGGTGTTGCAGATTTTGTCCGACCACTTTTTGACCATTACCAAGAAACCGTACCTGTAAGTTCCATTCTAGTGCGTGCAGATAGTGGTTTTGCAACTCCTGAATTATATGAACTGTGTGAAAAACGTCAAAATTTTTATATTGTTCGATTGAAATCGAATCGCAACTTAGGAAAAATCGCTGAGCAATTTGTATCTATAAATGATCAGCAGGATTGGGATAAAAAAGAAGTTCACTACGCTTCTACACTCTATCAAGCGAAGAGCTGGACACATCCACGAAGAATTTGTATTAAATCTACGCGCGAAGCAACCGAATTGATTGCTCGACATGAATTTATCATAACCAATTTATCAGAGAACCTTTCTGCAGAAGCGGTCTTTCAAACCTATTCTAAAAGAGGCACCATGGAAAATTATATTAAAGAGGCCAAAAATGGATTTTATTTCGATAAAACCAACAGTCCTCGTTTTTTAGAAAATCATGCACGTATGATGGTGAGTGTACTAGCTTACAACATCGTCAATTTTATGCGTACTCTTTGTTTTACGAAAGAAACCAAAGGTTTTCAAGTTTCAACTATTCGTTTGCTCTTATTTAAAGTAGCGGGTAAACTTGTTCATTCTGGACGAAAAACCTTTTTAAAACTCAGTTCCTATCACGTTTACCATGAACTTTTCCATAAAATTTTGCGGAATATTCAGCATTTCAAATGGCAGTAA
- a CDS encoding DUF2075 domain-containing protein: MGDILESEIFSFNEEGIEKIQLGDFKNFPIVYILYKKNSNKQIAYIGQTVHAKRRMQEHYKNSSRKQLEEILIVGHKKFNQSATYNIETNLINYFIADGKFSLQNKSQTASNRVHDYYQKSYYNNEIFQELWSVLKEEQLVNDDIETLKNKDVFKLSPYKELSEEQLELKERIINICEKHINDNTKFVYFVEGDAGTGKSVVLSSTFNTLQDLATEKDSTFYKSKNYLLINHSEMKKTYEKISESLPNLKKKNFLKPTSFINKIDKGSIEEADIVFVDEAHLLLSKEDNYNNFSYENQLDEIIKRSKVTVVVYDSKQVLKIKSYWNEEKIKQIKNNYQSDTFELTTQFRIQADDEIIDWMDAFVNKKILPIPEIKNTSDSSFELKFFSDAEEMYQAIQQKSKEVGLSRIVSTFDYIHKKDGEDYFIEEGTFRLPWNRTGYKDTWAEHKDTINEVGSIYTIQGFDLNYVGVILGPSISYDEKTGRLKIDTSKYKDTEAFRKRADLELHEFEKVKEEIILNSINVLMKRGVHGLYMYASDDKLNKRLNELIV; this comes from the coding sequence ATGGGAGATATACTTGAAAGTGAAATATTTTCTTTTAACGAAGAAGGAATTGAAAAAATTCAGCTAGGCGATTTTAAAAATTTCCCAATCGTATACATATTATATAAAAAAAATTCAAATAAACAGATTGCTTATATTGGTCAAACCGTTCATGCAAAAAGAAGAATGCAGGAACATTACAAAAATTCATCTAGAAAACAGTTAGAAGAAATCTTAATTGTTGGGCATAAAAAGTTTAATCAATCGGCTACATATAATATAGAAACAAATTTAATTAATTATTTTATTGCGGATGGCAAATTTAGTTTACAGAATAAAAGCCAAACAGCCAGTAATCGTGTGCATGATTACTACCAAAAGAGCTATTACAATAATGAAATCTTTCAAGAGTTATGGTCGGTATTAAAAGAAGAACAGTTGGTCAACGATGATATTGAAACATTAAAAAATAAAGATGTATTTAAACTATCTCCTTATAAAGAACTTTCAGAAGAGCAATTAGAATTAAAAGAACGGATCATCAATATTTGCGAAAAACATATCAATGATAACACAAAGTTTGTTTATTTTGTTGAAGGAGATGCTGGTACAGGTAAAAGTGTTGTATTGAGTTCAACCTTTAATACATTACAGGACCTTGCAACCGAAAAAGACTCAACATTTTATAAATCTAAAAATTATTTATTGATCAATCATTCAGAAATGAAAAAAACATATGAAAAGATATCTGAAAGCTTACCAAATTTAAAAAAGAAAAACTTTTTAAAGCCAACTTCCTTTATCAATAAAATTGATAAAGGAAGTATTGAAGAAGCAGATATTGTTTTTGTGGATGAAGCACATCTATTGTTATCAAAAGAGGATAATTATAATAACTTTAGTTATGAAAATCAATTAGATGAGATAATTAAAAGAAGCAAAGTTACAGTTGTCGTTTATGATAGTAAACAGGTTTTAAAGATAAAAAGTTATTGGAATGAAGAAAAAATAAAACAAATAAAAAATAATTATCAAAGTGATACATTTGAACTTACAACGCAGTTTAGGATACAAGCGGATGATGAAATAATTGATTGGATGGATGCTTTTGTCAATAAGAAGATTCTTCCTATCCCTGAAATCAAAAATACCAGTGATTCTTCCTTTGAATTGAAGTTCTTTAGTGATGCAGAAGAGATGTATCAAGCTATTCAGCAAAAAAGTAAAGAAGTAGGACTCTCAAGGATAGTCTCTACATTTGACTATATCCATAAAAAAGATGGGGAAGATTACTTTATAGAAGAAGGTACTTTTAGGTTACCATGGAATAGAACAGGCTACAAAGATACGTGGGCTGAACACAAAGATACGATCAATGAAGTTGGATCAATTTATACAATTCAAGGATTTGATTTGAACTATGTAGGAGTGATACTAGGCCCATCAATTTCTTATGATGAAAAAACAGGCAGATTAAAAATTGACACATCAAAATATAAGGACACAGAAGCTTTTAGAAAAAGAGCTGATTTAGAACTTCATGAATTTGAAAAAGTGAAAGAAGAAATCATTTTAAATTCGATTAATGTATTGATGAAACGTGGTGTCCATGGATTATATATGTATGCTAGTGATGACAAGTTAAATAAAAGACTTAATGAGTTAATAGTATAA
- a CDS encoding DEAD/DEAH box helicase, which yields MLFNELELNQHLLHALKEAGYTKATPIQEDAIPHLMNNKDLLGCAQTGTGKTAAFALPILQNIMEEKTVGKGAIKALILAPTRELAIQIGESFQIYAKYLPLNIQVIFGGVSQNPQTATLKRGTDILVATPGRLLDLIRQGFVKLNQVDFFVLDEADMMLDMGMLRDVRHIIRELPKKRQSMFFSATMPKEIEKLAGTILSNPVKVVVNPVSSTVEVIQQSVYHVAKTDKTNLLIYLLKNKQVERSLVFSRTKHGANKIVKKLLQAGFSAEAIHGNKSQNARQQALENFKTMKTSVLVATDIAARGIDVPELSQVIQFDLPEVPETYVHRIGRTGRAGLSGKAISFCDETESDLLRDIEKLSKRKVPVIKDHPYLLKEGTQAPTQQARKTVSTRNNGTQSKKKQGRRGGQKAAQRPRVQTQKTRKVTG from the coding sequence TTGTTATTTAATGAATTAGAATTAAACCAACACCTATTGCACGCACTGAAAGAAGCAGGCTATACGAAAGCAACGCCTATCCAAGAGGATGCCATTCCGCATCTGATGAACAACAAAGACTTGTTGGGTTGTGCCCAGACTGGTACTGGTAAGACAGCTGCCTTTGCCTTACCCATTCTTCAAAATATTATGGAAGAAAAAACAGTTGGAAAAGGTGCCATCAAAGCCTTAATCCTTGCTCCTACCCGTGAACTTGCCATACAAATCGGTGAAAGTTTCCAAATATACGCTAAATACCTTCCATTGAATATCCAAGTAATTTTTGGTGGCGTTTCCCAGAATCCTCAGACAGCCACGCTGAAACGCGGAACGGATATCCTAGTCGCGACGCCAGGCAGACTATTGGACCTTATCAGACAAGGATTTGTCAAGCTGAACCAGGTTGATTTCTTCGTCTTGGATGAAGCCGATATGATGTTGGATATGGGGATGCTACGTGATGTACGCCATATTATCCGCGAATTGCCTAAGAAACGTCAGAGCATGTTCTTTTCAGCAACGATGCCGAAAGAAATCGAAAAACTTGCAGGAACCATTTTATCAAACCCGGTAAAAGTGGTGGTCAATCCGGTTTCATCAACTGTTGAAGTCATCCAACAGAGCGTTTATCACGTAGCCAAGACCGACAAAACTAACCTACTTATCTATCTTTTGAAGAATAAGCAGGTTGAGCGCTCTCTAGTCTTCTCCAGAACCAAGCATGGCGCCAACAAAATCGTCAAAAAACTTTTGCAAGCGGGTTTCTCCGCCGAAGCGATTCACGGCAACAAGTCCCAGAATGCGCGTCAGCAAGCTTTAGAAAACTTCAAGACCATGAAAACTAGCGTTCTCGTAGCGACAGATATCGCAGCCCGTGGTATCGATGTGCCTGAGCTTTCGCAAGTTATCCAATTTGACTTGCCTGAAGTTCCAGAAACCTACGTTCACCGTATCGGCCGTACAGGACGCGCAGGGCTAAGCGGAAAAGCTATCTCTTTCTGTGATGAAACAGAATCAGACTTGTTGCGCGACATTGAAAAACTTAGTAAGAGGAAAGTTCCAGTCATAAAAGACCATCCTTATCTGTTGAAAGAAGGCACTCAAGCACCAACACAGCAGGCGAGAAAAACAGTTTCCACGCGTAATAATGGAACACAATCAAAAAAGAAACAAGGTCGAAGAGGCGGTCAAAAAGCTGCACAAAGGCCTCGTGTACAAACGCAAAAAACACGTAAAGTAACTGGTTGA
- a CDS encoding cryptochrome/photolyase family protein, with the protein MVAVMWFRRDLRVEDNTALKHALEEADSLILLFHVNSEQLLNETSKNEAAFFKSVETFRKTLDDRGATLHLSFGNLTDCFTKLKKKFPEWTDIYVNRDENGYGLKRDILADSILYDLGIRTHAFHDHYLHSAHEVKTNTQTSYKVFTPYFNKWKEYSKPSMIKVEFDEKKIVTSSLFKEDKLRFESFIEKHPRMTTIQTGSVAAKECLDTFVENNLQKYDEARDYPSQDATSHLSHYLRTGEISIRTVYDRVSQAEGFQGKETFIKELAWRDFYNMIYTSYPNQKNEAINPEFDYISWDNNEEAFDRWKEGETGFPIVDATMRQLKETGWIHNRLRMITASFLTKDLLIDWRWGERHFQEHLIDYDSANNIGGWQWASSTGADSAPYFRVFNPTTQSERFDKDGLYIKQYVPELREINNKKIHDPSKLSVAEQDSFGVIIGKDYPAPIVSHKDRRKMAIELYELSKEVYRSKAK; encoded by the coding sequence TTGGTAGCAGTCATGTGGTTTAGAAGAGATTTGAGAGTGGAAGATAATACTGCACTTAAACATGCATTAGAGGAAGCTGATTCATTGATTTTATTATTTCATGTTAACTCAGAACAATTGTTAAATGAGACCTCTAAAAATGAGGCTGCTTTTTTTAAAAGTGTAGAAACATTTAGAAAAACACTAGACGATCGTGGCGCGACACTTCATTTGTCATTTGGGAATCTAACAGATTGTTTCACGAAACTAAAGAAAAAATTTCCAGAGTGGACGGATATATATGTAAATAGGGACGAAAATGGTTATGGATTGAAACGAGATATACTGGCGGATAGTATTTTATATGACCTTGGTATTAGGACCCATGCTTTTCATGATCATTATCTCCATTCGGCTCATGAAGTAAAAACAAATACCCAGACTTCTTACAAGGTTTTTACACCTTACTTTAATAAATGGAAAGAGTATTCTAAACCAAGTATGATCAAGGTCGAGTTTGATGAAAAGAAAATAGTTACTAGTTCTTTATTCAAAGAAGACAAGTTAAGGTTCGAATCGTTTATAGAAAAACACCCTCGTATGACAACTATTCAAACTGGGAGTGTTGCTGCGAAAGAATGTTTAGATACATTCGTAGAAAATAACTTACAGAAATATGATGAAGCAAGAGATTATCCATCTCAAGATGCAACAAGCCATTTGTCTCACTATTTAAGAACAGGTGAAATTTCAATTCGAACCGTTTACGATCGTGTTAGCCAGGCTGAAGGTTTTCAAGGCAAAGAAACATTTATAAAAGAACTCGCGTGGAGAGACTTTTATAATATGATTTATACTTCTTATCCTAATCAAAAAAATGAAGCGATCAACCCTGAGTTTGATTATATTTCATGGGACAATAATGAAGAGGCTTTTGATCGCTGGAAAGAAGGTGAAACGGGTTTCCCGATTGTTGATGCGACTATGAGGCAATTGAAAGAAACCGGTTGGATCCATAATCGCTTACGTATGATAACAGCTTCTTTTCTAACGAAAGACTTATTGATCGATTGGAGATGGGGGGAACGTCATTTTCAAGAGCATCTTATTGATTATGACAGTGCTAATAACATTGGCGGTTGGCAGTGGGCGTCCTCGACTGGCGCTGATAGCGCTCCTTATTTTAGGGTTTTTAATCCTACTACACAGTCAGAACGCTTTGATAAAGATGGTTTGTATATAAAACAATACGTTCCTGAACTACGTGAAATCAACAATAAAAAAATACATGACCCTTCAAAGCTATCAGTTGCTGAACAGGACAGTTTTGGTGTGATCATTGGTAAAGATTACCCAGCGCCTATTGTTTCGCATAAAGATAGACGGAAAATGGCAATTGAATTATATGAACTAAGTAAAGAAGTCTATCGATCAAAAGCTAAATAA
- a CDS encoding nucleotide pyrophosphohydrolase, which translates to MDKDIIDSVKNFRENRNWSQFHNPKDLAISISLEASELLENFQWSGKDLHAEKKRQQIKEELADVLIYSIMMADTMDFELSEIISEKLKINNQKYPVEKAFGKKDKYTEL; encoded by the coding sequence ATGGATAAAGATATTATTGATAGTGTAAAGAATTTTAGAGAAAATAGAAATTGGAGTCAATTCCATAATCCAAAGGATCTCGCTATTTCCATTTCTCTTGAAGCATCAGAACTACTTGAAAACTTCCAATGGAGCGGAAAAGACCTTCATGCCGAAAAGAAAAGACAACAAATTAAAGAAGAGTTGGCAGATGTACTTATCTATTCTATTATGATGGCAGATACGATGGATTTTGAATTATCAGAAATCATTTCAGAAAAATTAAAAATTAATAACCAAAAGTATCCAGTAGAGAAAGCCTTTGGAAAAAAAGATAAGTATACTGAATTATAA
- the tkt gene encoding transketolase: MINLFDKTDQLAIDTIRTLSIEAIQKANSGHPGLPMGAAPMTYVLWTKHLKANPKNSQWADRDRFVLSAGHGSMLLYSMLHLSGYNVSINDLKQFRQWGSKTPGHPEVHNTDGVEATTGPLGQGIANSVGMAMAEAHLAATYNKPGHKVIDHYTYALCGDGDLMEGVSAESASLAGHLKLSKLIVLYDSNDISLDGPTSKAFTENVGKRFEAYDWEHILVKDGNNLDEINQAIEKAKKNTRQPTLIEVKTVIGFGAPDEGTNKVHGAPLGTEGIKAAKKAYGWEYKDFFVPAEVAERFQQTMQETGEKAEKEWEETLGKYQKEHINLANQFELALSGKLPVGWDSELPIFNVSDQSAASRKTSSQILNMIAKNVPNLWGGSADLSSSNNTMIDGEKDFQPGQYEGRNIWYGVREFAMTAAANGIALHGGSKTYVGTFFVFTDYLRAAIRLAAISNLPVTYVFTHDSVAVGEDGPTHEPVEQLSSLRGMPNLSVIRPADGNEVVAAWKLALTSNDHPTVLVLTRQNLPILQNTEKLAQSSVQKGAYILSSQEGKKPEGILIATGSEVHLALKAQEELKKQGKDVSVVSMPSFDLFEKQEDVYKESVLPSEVRTRMSIEMGATFGWERYVGLDGLAYGIDTFGASAPGETIIENYGFTIEKIVKAFNSLNSELPLGDANDE, translated from the coding sequence ATGATTAATTTGTTCGATAAAACAGATCAACTAGCAATAGATACAATTCGTACATTGAGTATAGAAGCAATTCAAAAGGCTAATTCTGGACATCCCGGTTTGCCTATGGGTGCAGCTCCTATGACATATGTATTATGGACTAAGCATTTAAAAGCGAATCCTAAAAATTCACAATGGGCTGACCGTGATCGTTTTGTTTTATCGGCTGGCCACGGTTCTATGCTTCTTTACAGCATGCTGCATTTGTCAGGTTATAATGTATCAATAAATGACCTGAAACAATTCCGTCAATGGGGAAGTAAGACACCTGGCCACCCAGAAGTTCACAATACCGACGGAGTGGAAGCTACAACTGGTCCTCTTGGCCAAGGAATTGCAAATAGTGTCGGAATGGCAATGGCAGAAGCTCATCTTGCAGCAACATACAATAAACCAGGTCATAAAGTTATTGATCATTATACCTACGCACTTTGCGGTGATGGAGACTTGATGGAAGGTGTTTCTGCAGAGTCGGCTAGTTTGGCTGGCCATTTGAAACTTAGCAAGCTGATTGTCTTATATGATTCAAATGATATCTCTTTAGATGGACCTACTTCTAAAGCTTTCACAGAGAATGTAGGCAAACGATTCGAGGCTTATGATTGGGAACATATTCTAGTTAAAGATGGCAATAATTTGGATGAAATCAATCAGGCTATTGAAAAAGCAAAAAAAAATACTCGCCAACCTACATTAATTGAAGTAAAAACAGTTATTGGTTTTGGTGCTCCAGATGAAGGGACGAATAAAGTTCATGGAGCCCCACTAGGAACCGAAGGAATCAAAGCTGCTAAGAAAGCTTATGGTTGGGAATACAAAGATTTCTTTGTTCCAGCTGAAGTTGCTGAACGTTTCCAACAAACTATGCAAGAAACAGGTGAAAAAGCCGAAAAAGAATGGGAAGAAACTTTAGGGAAATACCAAAAAGAACATATAAATCTAGCAAACCAATTTGAATTAGCATTATCTGGTAAACTGCCAGTTGGCTGGGATAGTGAACTACCAATTTTTAATGTATCAGATCAATCAGCTGCTTCTCGGAAAACAAGCAGTCAAATATTAAATATGATTGCTAAAAATGTTCCTAATTTGTGGGGTGGATCAGCTGATTTATCCTCGTCTAATAATACAATGATTGACGGAGAAAAAGACTTTCAGCCTGGTCAATACGAAGGACGTAATATCTGGTATGGCGTGCGAGAATTTGCAATGACGGCAGCGGCAAATGGTATTGCTCTGCATGGGGGATCAAAAACCTATGTTGGGACATTCTTTGTCTTTACAGACTACTTGAGAGCAGCTATTCGTCTTGCAGCCATTTCTAACTTGCCAGTAACGTATGTCTTTACACATGATTCAGTGGCTGTAGGAGAAGATGGGCCAACTCATGAGCCGGTTGAACAGTTGTCTAGTTTGAGAGGCATGCCGAACTTATCGGTTATCCGTCCAGCTGATGGAAATGAAGTAGTAGCTGCTTGGAAATTAGCATTGACTTCTAATGATCATCCAACTGTTTTAGTATTAACACGTCAAAACTTGCCAATATTGCAGAATACAGAGAAATTGGCACAATCTTCTGTTCAAAAGGGAGCTTATATATTGTCTTCTCAAGAAGGCAAAAAACCTGAAGGGATTTTGATTGCGACTGGTTCAGAAGTTCATTTGGCTTTAAAGGCTCAAGAAGAACTTAAAAAACAGGGAAAAGATGTTTCCGTTGTTTCAATGCCAAGCTTTGATTTATTCGAAAAACAAGAAGACGTTTATAAAGAAAGCGTTCTTCCTTCTGAAGTGCGTACCAGAATGTCAATCGAGATGGGTGCTACATTCGGCTGGGAACGTTATGTTGGTTTAGACGGTCTGGCATACGGAATCGACACCTTTGGAGCAAGTGCTCCTGGTGAAACAATTATTGAAAATTATGGGTTCACTATTGAGAAAATAGTTAAAGCTTTCAATTCTTTAAACAGTGAATTACCATTAGGGGATGCGAATGATGAATAA
- a CDS encoding ATP-binding protein: MFSSGSVFIWKVFFSSFLICLWNHIFGDQILTESVVDRFIHHSHPLMVIHCLKN; encoded by the coding sequence TTGTTCAGTAGTGGGAGTGTATTTATTTGGAAAGTTTTTTTCTCCAGCTTCTTAATTTGTCTATGGAATCATATTTTTGGCGATCAAATTTTAACTGAATCAGTTGTCGATCGGTTTATTCATCATTCGCATCCCCTAATGGTAATTCACTGTTTAAAGAATTGA
- a CDS encoding tautomerase family protein — translation MPLIKIDLFDFKEAAELKSLLDNLHEAVVEAFEVPAGDRYQIVNQHKENEMILGDTGLGFTRTKNAIAITVVSRKRTKESKLRFYQLVTDKLKERNEIDPKDVLISIVENNDEDWSFGYGKAQFITGEL, via the coding sequence ATGCCATTAATAAAAATCGATTTATTTGATTTTAAAGAAGCAGCTGAATTAAAATCATTATTAGACAATTTACATGAAGCTGTTGTTGAAGCTTTTGAGGTTCCAGCTGGGGATCGATATCAAATTGTCAATCAACATAAAGAAAATGAAATGATCCTAGGGGATACTGGTTTAGGATTTACAAGAACAAAAAACGCGATAGCTATTACTGTTGTCAGCCGTAAGAGAACAAAAGAAAGCAAGTTGAGATTTTATCAACTTGTAACTGATAAACTTAAAGAAAGAAATGAAATCGATCCTAAGGATGTTCTTATTTCTATTGTAGAAAATAATGATGAAGATTGGTCATTTGGATACGGAAAAGCTCAGTTTATCACTGGAGAACTGTAA
- a CDS encoding YtxH domain-containing protein: MKASKLINMSKEQAHDAFDVAKDYFPGTHELAKSKKKTDEKLAKVVTNAMPEKMKRMRLAKLIVLPIAGALAGLLFAPKSGKELRTDIKDKFTEAKDTGMEKGHDLKEKGVEKAQDLKEDYMDKADTEHEADYSYEPESEHGNVHGTPAEPTEDQTIPADKLAETLDDLGYDSEEELLEEEK; this comes from the coding sequence ATGAAAGCATCAAAATTAATCAATATGAGTAAAGAACAGGCACATGACGCGTTCGATGTGGCTAAAGATTATTTTCCAGGGACACATGAGTTGGCTAAATCGAAGAAGAAGACTGATGAGAAGCTCGCAAAGGTAGTCACTAATGCAATGCCAGAAAAAATGAAACGAATGAGACTAGCGAAATTAATTGTTTTACCTATAGCAGGTGCGTTAGCTGGATTATTGTTTGCACCGAAGTCTGGGAAAGAATTACGGACAGACATAAAAGATAAGTTCACTGAAGCAAAAGATACTGGTATGGAAAAAGGTCACGACCTGAAAGAAAAGGGCGTAGAAAAAGCCCAAGACTTGAAAGAAGACTACATGGACAAAGCTGATACGGAACATGAAGCTGATTATTCCTATGAACCAGAATCAGAGCACGGAAATGTCCATGGTACACCGGCAGAACCAACTGAAGATCAAACTATTCCGGCTGATAAGTTGGCTGAAACATTAGATGATTTAGGTTATGATTCTGAAGAAGAATTATTAGAAGAAGAAAAATAA
- a CDS encoding IS3 family transposase: MSKLTFTPEQIQILKANPYVKNVSEKSITYSDEFKRYFVSESLGSKTAKQLFIEAGFDPEMIGKSRIRSFAGKWRKRYRDNGVLALKDTRQDCSGRPRKTPLTLEQQIEKLQAKILLLGQENDLLKKSEWSERRPENSEKISRIFSRIHEMKTKGSYTGTLIDACKALGVSRSGYYNYVKSLDSRNARDEEDQVWRTQIEEAYNYRGYEKGSRSIVMYFLNVLGITVNRKKVQRLMRKFNIFCPIRKANPYKRMAKATKEHSTVENKLKRQFDQGIAHKVLLTDITYLPGTGGFIGYLSTVKDGTTKEILAHYVSDSLKLDLSLTTVDLLMSAHSTTLHKDAFIHSDQGVHYTSPKFHKKLADNQLGQSMSRRGNCWDNAPQESFFGHLKDEIEYKDCGNLEELRAIVTDYMDYYNNERGQWNLKKLPPVHYREQLLLSVS, translated from the coding sequence ATGTCAAAATTAACATTTACACCAGAACAAATTCAAATTTTAAAAGCAAACCCATACGTTAAAAATGTATCGGAGAAAAGTATTACTTATTCCGATGAGTTTAAACGCTACTTTGTTTCAGAATCATTGGGTTCAAAAACGGCTAAGCAACTATTTATTGAAGCTGGATTTGATCCGGAAATGATTGGTAAAAGTAGGATAAGATCATTCGCTGGTAAATGGCGAAAAAGATACCGTGATAATGGTGTTTTGGCATTGAAAGATACACGACAAGATTGTTCAGGCAGACCTCGAAAAACACCATTAACACTTGAACAACAAATTGAAAAGTTACAGGCCAAAATCCTATTATTAGGACAAGAAAATGACTTGTTAAAAAAATCAGAATGGAGCGAAAGGAGGCCAGAAAACAGCGAAAAGATTAGCAGAATCTTTTCAAGGATCCATGAAATGAAAACCAAGGGTTCCTATACAGGAACCCTCATAGATGCCTGTAAAGCGTTGGGTGTTTCTCGTTCAGGTTACTACAATTATGTTAAAAGTTTAGACAGTAGAAATGCACGTGATGAGGAAGATCAAGTCTGGAGAACTCAAATTGAAGAAGCTTATAACTACCGTGGTTACGAGAAAGGTTCTCGAAGTATCGTAATGTACTTCCTAAACGTTCTGGGCATTACCGTCAATCGTAAAAAAGTACAGCGCCTGATGAGGAAATTTAATATCTTCTGTCCTATTCGTAAAGCAAACCCCTATAAAAGAATGGCAAAAGCCACCAAAGAACACAGCACTGTTGAGAACAAGTTGAAACGTCAGTTTGATCAAGGAATAGCCCATAAAGTTTTATTAACAGATATCACTTATTTACCTGGAACCGGCGGGTTTATAGGTTATTTATCAACTGTAAAAGATGGAACAACGAAAGAAATTCTAGCTCACTATGTGTCTGACAGTTTAAAACTTGATCTTTCATTAACAACGGTTGATTTATTAATGAGTGCCCATAGCACAACGCTACATAAAGATGCCTTTATCCATTCAGATCAGGGAGTCCATTACACCAGCCCTAAATTCCATAAGAAATTGGCTGATAATCAGTTAGGGCAATCCATGTCCAGAAGAGGGAACTGTTGGGATAACGCTCCACAAGAGTCGTTCTTTGGACATTTGAAAGATGAAATAGAGTATAAAGATTGTGGGAATTTGGAAGAACTTCGAGCAATTGTGACTGATTATATGGACTATTACAACAATGAACGTGGACAATGGAATCTGAAAAAACTGCCCCCTGTTCATTACAGGGAGCAGCTTTTATTGAGTGTTTCATGA